Proteins encoded within one genomic window of Solibaculum mannosilyticum:
- the serS gene encoding serine--tRNA ligase yields the protein MLDIKVVRAQPDKVKAAMKARNKDMDDLIDQVLDIDVQRREITAKAESMKAQQNLTSKKIPQIKKEGGDVSVIMAEMKQLADQVKAYNAQLSELEQKQRDIMLSLPNVPNESVPVGKDDTENQEIRRWGEPRQWDFDPKAHWDIGADLGILDPETAAKVTGARFHFYKGLGARLERSIISFFLNTHTEHGYTEVLPPYMVNRASMTGTGQLPKFEEDAFKVSNMDYFLIPTAEVPVTNMHRDEILDGTKLPINYCAYSACFRAEAGSAGRDTRGLIRQHQFNKVELVKFAHPDHSYEELEKLTNDAERVLQLLGLPYRVVALSTGDLGFSSAKTYDIEVWMPSYNRYVEISSCSNFEDFQARRASIRFKMDVKDKAQLVHTLNGSGVAVGRTVAAILENYQNADGTVTVPEVLRPFMGVDVIG from the coding sequence ATGTTGGATATTAAAGTAGTGCGCGCCCAGCCGGACAAGGTCAAGGCCGCCATGAAGGCCCGCAACAAGGATATGGACGATTTGATCGATCAGGTGCTGGACATCGATGTCCAGCGCCGTGAGATCACCGCCAAGGCCGAATCCATGAAGGCGCAGCAGAATTTAACCTCCAAAAAGATCCCCCAGATCAAAAAAGAGGGGGGAGATGTGTCGGTCATCATGGCGGAGATGAAGCAGCTGGCCGACCAGGTCAAGGCCTACAACGCCCAGTTGAGCGAATTGGAGCAGAAGCAGCGGGATATTATGCTCAGCCTGCCCAACGTGCCCAATGAGAGCGTCCCCGTTGGCAAAGATGATACGGAAAATCAGGAGATCCGCCGCTGGGGCGAGCCGCGCCAGTGGGATTTTGATCCCAAAGCCCATTGGGATATCGGCGCTGATCTGGGCATCCTGGATCCGGAAACCGCCGCCAAGGTCACCGGCGCCCGGTTCCATTTCTACAAAGGACTGGGCGCCCGTCTGGAGCGGTCCATCATCAGCTTTTTCCTCAATACCCATACCGAACACGGATATACGGAAGTCCTGCCCCCCTATATGGTCAACCGCGCATCCATGACAGGAACCGGCCAGCTCCCCAAGTTTGAGGAGGACGCCTTTAAAGTTTCCAATATGGATTATTTTCTCATTCCTACGGCGGAAGTCCCTGTGACCAACATGCACCGGGATGAGATTCTGGACGGCACAAAGCTACCCATCAATTATTGTGCCTATTCGGCCTGCTTCCGTGCAGAGGCCGGTTCGGCCGGGCGGGACACCAGAGGCCTTATCCGCCAGCATCAGTTCAACAAGGTGGAGCTTGTTAAGTTTGCCCATCCCGACCACTCCTACGAGGAGCTGGAGAAATTGACAAACGATGCGGAACGCGTCCTACAGCTTCTGGGTCTGCCGTACCGTGTGGTGGCTTTGTCCACCGGTGATTTGGGCTTTAGCTCGGCCAAGACCTACGATATCGAGGTCTGGATGCCGTCCTACAACCGCTATGTGGAGATCTCGTCCTGCTCCAACTTTGAGGATTTCCAGGCACGGCGCGCGTCCATCCGGTTTAAGATGGACGTCAAGGACAAGGCCCAGCTGGTGCACACCCTCAACGGTTCCGGCGTGGCGGTGGGACGCACGGTGGCCGCCATTCTGGAGAACTACCAGAATGCCGACGGTACCGTCACCGTTCCGGAAGTACTTCGTCCCTTCATGGGCGTAGACGTCATCGGCTGA
- a CDS encoding ParB/RepB/Spo0J family partition protein codes for MASKKRGLGKGLDALFMDNAAEDQGAVQLRLDDIEPNRDQPRRTFDEEALAELADSISQHGVIQPLLVRPMAGGGYQLVAGERRWRASRMAGLTEVPVVIREMSDAEMMEIAMVENLQREDLNAIEEAEGYRMLMERCNLTQEEAAKRVGKSRPAVANAVRLLNLPDNVQQYVKDGKLSAGHARTLLGFEDTADLQDAAQLVVEKGLSVRELERLAKKSRQTSSAKPAGDGSMTGRASLYDEVELSLTEHLGRRVKVHAGAVKGSLEIEFYSQDDLQELANAIGGMPSDALRN; via the coding sequence ATGGCATCCAAAAAGAGAGGGCTGGGCAAGGGCCTGGACGCCCTGTTTATGGACAATGCCGCAGAAGATCAGGGTGCGGTACAGCTTCGTCTGGACGACATTGAGCCCAACCGGGATCAGCCCAGGCGCACCTTTGACGAGGAAGCCTTGGCGGAGCTAGCTGATTCCATCTCACAGCACGGTGTCATCCAACCGCTTTTGGTGCGTCCTATGGCGGGAGGAGGCTATCAGCTGGTGGCGGGGGAACGCCGGTGGCGGGCTTCCCGTATGGCGGGGCTCACCGAGGTGCCGGTGGTCATCCGGGAGATGAGCGACGCCGAGATGATGGAGATCGCCATGGTGGAGAACCTCCAGCGGGAGGATTTAAACGCCATCGAAGAAGCCGAAGGATACCGCATGCTGATGGAGCGGTGTAATCTCACCCAGGAGGAAGCGGCGAAACGGGTGGGGAAATCCCGTCCGGCCGTGGCTAATGCCGTGCGGCTTCTCAATCTGCCCGACAATGTCCAGCAGTACGTCAAGGACGGAAAATTGTCGGCAGGGCATGCCCGCACCCTGTTGGGATTTGAGGATACGGCCGATCTACAGGATGCCGCCCAGCTGGTGGTGGAAAAAGGACTGTCGGTCCGGGAACTGGAACGTCTGGCCAAAAAGTCCCGGCAGACGTCGTCGGCTAAACCGGCGGGAGATGGGTCCATGACCGGACGAGCTTCCCTTTACGACGAGGTGGAATTGTCCCTCACCGAGCATTTGGGACGTCGGGTTAAGGTACACGCCGGCGCCGTCAAGGGGAGCCTGGAGATTGAGTTTTACAGCCAGGACGACTTGCAGGAACTGGCCAATGCCATCGGCGGTATGCCGTCGGATGCATTGCGCAACTAA
- a CDS encoding ParA family protein codes for MGKIIAIANQKGGVGKTTSAVNLAAALGAKGRRVLLVDTDPQGNSTSGMGINKRTVKVSSYDLLIGEAKASDIIVKSDYQNVDVLPCNISLAGAEIELVDMDHRESRLRMGLAPVVDQYDYIFVDCPPSLGIITLNALCAADTLMVPIQCEFYALEGLSQLMSTVRQVKRLYNSRLDIEGVLLTMYDGRLNLTQQVVEEVKRYFPRKVYATVIPRNVRLSEAPSYGQPVLYFDKSSKGADAYNKLADEVEFNNGRR; via the coding sequence TTGGGTAAGATTATCGCCATTGCCAATCAGAAGGGCGGCGTGGGCAAAACTACAAGCGCCGTCAACCTAGCCGCCGCCTTGGGAGCCAAGGGACGCCGTGTCCTGTTGGTGGATACCGATCCCCAGGGCAATTCCACCAGCGGTATGGGCATCAACAAACGAACCGTCAAGGTCTCATCCTACGATTTGCTCATCGGGGAGGCCAAGGCCAGCGATATTATCGTCAAATCCGACTACCAAAATGTAGACGTATTGCCCTGCAATATCTCTCTGGCCGGCGCGGAGATCGAACTGGTGGATATGGATCACCGGGAATCCCGTCTGCGGATGGGACTGGCTCCCGTGGTGGATCAGTACGACTACATCTTTGTGGATTGCCCACCCTCGCTGGGCATCATCACCCTTAACGCTTTATGCGCCGCCGATACCTTGATGGTTCCCATCCAATGTGAATTTTACGCGCTGGAGGGGCTCAGTCAGCTGATGTCCACCGTCCGCCAGGTCAAGCGGCTTTACAACAGCCGATTGGACATCGAAGGGGTACTGCTCACCATGTACGACGGCCGCCTTAACCTGACCCAGCAGGTGGTGGAGGAGGTCAAACGATATTTCCCCCGCAAGGTGTACGCCACCGTCATTCCCCGCAACGTGCGTCTTTCCGAGGCGCCCAGCTACGGGCAGCCGGTGCTTTATTTTGACAAAAGCTCCAAAGGTGCCGACGCTTACAACAAGCTGGCCGATGAAGTGGAGTTTAACAACGGAAGAAGGTGA
- a CDS encoding ParB/RepB/Spo0J family partition protein, which produces MFERKEGLQSKVRRLDVTSIQPNPWQPRQTFQQAELEELAQSIAENGILQPLTVRHIAGKWQLIAGERRLRAAQMAGLKQVPCVELMVDDEKAAVLALLENLQRQDLNFFEEAEAIAQLMEEWEITQECAAARLGKSQSALANKIRLLRLPPMERKRILDAGLTERHARALLRLRDPGEREQVLTKVIRNHLNVADTERLIARLLEPAKQVQSVTPIVKDVRLFFNTVSHAVDTMRKSGIDAEAEKQETEQYIEYIVRIPKDRATVRSFGKVV; this is translated from the coding sequence ATGTTTGAGCGCAAAGAAGGGCTGCAAAGCAAGGTGCGGCGGTTGGACGTCACAAGCATCCAGCCCAATCCATGGCAGCCGCGTCAGACCTTCCAGCAAGCCGAACTGGAAGAATTGGCCCAGTCCATTGCGGAAAATGGAATTTTACAACCGTTGACCGTCCGGCATATCGCCGGGAAGTGGCAGCTCATCGCCGGGGAACGGCGGCTGCGTGCCGCCCAGATGGCCGGGTTAAAACAGGTACCCTGTGTGGAGCTGATGGTGGACGACGAAAAGGCGGCGGTGCTTGCGCTGCTGGAGAATCTCCAGCGACAGGACTTAAACTTCTTTGAAGAGGCCGAGGCCATCGCCCAGCTCATGGAGGAGTGGGAGATCACCCAGGAATGTGCCGCAGCCCGGTTGGGGAAATCCCAGTCGGCCCTGGCCAACAAGATTCGCCTGCTGCGTCTGCCACCCATGGAACGCAAGCGTATCCTGGATGCCGGTCTGACCGAACGTCATGCCCGCGCCCTGCTGCGTCTGCGGGATCCAGGGGAGAGGGAACAGGTGCTGACCAAGGTCATCCGCAACCATCTCAACGTGGCCGACACCGAACGTCTCATTGCCAGACTGCTGGAGCCTGCCAAACAGGTCCAGAGTGTGACGCCCATTGTCAAGGACGTCCGGCTGTTTTTTAACACCGTATCCCATGCCGTGGACACCATGCGCAAATCGGGTATTGACGCCGAAGCCGAAAAACAGGAAACCGAACAGTACATCGAGTACATTGTTCGCATCCCAAAGGATCGGGCGACGGTGCGCAGCTTTGGGAAAGTGGTTTAA
- the rsmG gene encoding 16S rRNA (guanine(527)-N(7))-methyltransferase RsmG: MQHWQSILQRDAEEWGISLDAVQMDRFDRYLTLLLDWNTRMNLTAIKEPEEVAVRHFADSLTLLGSLDIPEGGRLIDVGTGAGFPGVPAKIMRPDIDLTLLDSLQKRLNFLGELLHTLGLDAHRLHARAEEGGRSAGLREQFDVATARAVASLPALCEYCLPFVKVGGVFAAMKGPGASEELEQSRNALEMLGGQVERLKEFRLSDGSTRVVVIIKKISHTPPKYPRMGTKIAKSPL; the protein is encoded by the coding sequence ATGCAACATTGGCAGAGCATTTTGCAGAGGGATGCGGAGGAATGGGGGATTTCCCTGGATGCCGTTCAAATGGACCGGTTTGACCGGTACCTGACGCTGCTTCTGGACTGGAACACCCGTATGAACCTGACGGCCATCAAAGAGCCGGAAGAGGTGGCTGTCCGCCACTTTGCCGACAGCCTCACTCTGCTGGGCAGCCTGGACATCCCTGAGGGAGGGAGGCTCATCGATGTGGGCACCGGCGCGGGGTTTCCCGGGGTGCCGGCCAAGATCATGCGTCCGGACATCGATCTGACGCTCTTGGACAGCCTGCAAAAACGTCTCAACTTCCTGGGAGAACTGCTCCATACATTGGGACTGGATGCCCATCGGCTGCATGCCCGCGCCGAGGAGGGGGGACGTTCGGCCGGATTGCGGGAGCAGTTTGACGTGGCCACCGCCCGCGCCGTGGCATCCCTGCCGGCGCTGTGTGAGTATTGCCTTCCCTTTGTAAAGGTGGGAGGGGTGTTCGCCGCCATGAAGGGGCCTGGGGCATCGGAGGAGCTGGAACAGTCCCGCAATGCCTTGGAGATGCTGGGGGGACAGGTGGAAAGACTCAAGGAGTTTCGATTGTCCGATGGGAGCACACGTGTGGTGGTGATCATCAAAAAGATATCGCACACTCCCCCAAAATACCCCCGTATGGGCACTAAAATCGCAAAATCCCCCTTATAA
- the mnmG gene encoding tRNA uridine-5-carboxymethylaminomethyl(34) synthesis enzyme MnmG, whose translation MQEYDAGRYDVAVVGAGHAGIEAGLASARLGCSTCVFTINMDWVGNMPCNPSIGGTAKGHLVREIDALGGEMGKAADACFLQSRMLNRGKGPAVHSLRAQIDRREYAGWMKHRLETTPNLDLKQAELIDLRRLDDGNWQVITRLGAVYTCRAVIIATGTFLGGRIFVGEASWEGGPDGMFPAKELSVALKRLGVSLRRFKTGTPARVHRASVDLDQMEAQPGEDPVVPFSFETEHPGPNRVLCHITWTNEQTKQVILDNLHRSPLYGGKIEGIGPRYCPSIEDKIVRFAGKPRHQIFVEPCGLNTEELYLQGMSSSLPEEVQLKFLRTVKGLEHVKIMRTAYAIEYDCVDPLQLRPTLEFLDFPGLYGAGQFNGSSGYEEAAAQGLVAGVNAALKLQGRPPMVLDRASSYIGTLIDDLVTKGCSDPYRMMTSRSEYRLVLRQDNADQRLTPVGRQVGLISDARWQRFQEKQARREQELKRIRSTVIPPTKKVNDLLVSHETSPLVTGVHLDDLLKRPQLNYEVLKPVDTTRPDDLPLDVQELCQVEVKYEGYIRRQQSQIDEMRRLECKLFPEDMDYTAIAGLRLEAQEKLGKIRPRSVGQASRISGVSPADISVLLIWLEQHSRA comes from the coding sequence ATGCAGGAGTATGACGCAGGCCGATATGATGTAGCGGTGGTGGGAGCAGGCCATGCCGGCATCGAGGCGGGACTTGCCTCGGCGCGGCTGGGATGCAGTACGTGTGTCTTTACCATCAATATGGACTGGGTGGGCAATATGCCATGTAATCCTTCCATCGGCGGGACGGCCAAGGGACATCTGGTCCGGGAGATCGACGCCCTGGGGGGTGAGATGGGAAAGGCGGCGGACGCCTGCTTTCTGCAAAGCCGTATGCTCAACCGGGGAAAGGGACCGGCCGTCCACAGCCTGCGTGCCCAGATCGATCGTCGGGAGTACGCCGGCTGGATGAAACACCGGCTGGAGACCACGCCTAATCTGGATCTAAAGCAGGCGGAGCTGATTGATCTGCGCCGTTTGGACGACGGCAATTGGCAGGTGATCACACGTCTGGGAGCCGTTTATACCTGCCGGGCGGTCATCATCGCCACAGGTACGTTCTTGGGAGGCCGCATCTTTGTGGGAGAAGCCTCCTGGGAGGGAGGGCCGGACGGCATGTTCCCAGCCAAAGAGCTCAGCGTAGCCCTCAAACGGCTGGGCGTATCCCTGCGCCGGTTTAAGACGGGGACGCCGGCCCGCGTCCATCGGGCCAGTGTAGACCTGGATCAGATGGAGGCCCAGCCGGGGGAGGATCCGGTGGTACCCTTCTCCTTTGAGACCGAACATCCCGGACCCAACCGTGTACTGTGTCACATCACCTGGACCAATGAGCAGACCAAGCAGGTTATTTTGGACAATCTCCATCGATCCCCCTTGTACGGCGGCAAGATCGAGGGGATCGGCCCCCGGTACTGCCCCTCCATTGAGGATAAGATCGTCCGGTTTGCGGGCAAACCCCGCCATCAGATTTTTGTGGAGCCCTGCGGCCTCAATACCGAGGAGCTTTATCTGCAAGGCATGTCGTCCTCGCTGCCGGAGGAGGTGCAGCTGAAGTTCCTGCGCACCGTCAAGGGACTGGAACACGTTAAGATCATGCGCACCGCTTACGCCATCGAATACGACTGTGTGGATCCTCTTCAGCTGCGTCCCACTCTGGAGTTTCTGGATTTCCCCGGACTGTACGGTGCCGGACAGTTCAACGGTTCCTCCGGCTATGAGGAAGCGGCCGCCCAGGGATTGGTGGCCGGCGTCAACGCCGCCCTCAAGCTTCAGGGACGTCCTCCCATGGTGCTGGACCGCGCCAGCTCCTACATAGGGACCCTCATCGACGATCTGGTGACAAAGGGATGCTCTGACCCTTACCGCATGATGACCTCCCGGTCGGAATACCGGCTGGTGCTGCGGCAGGACAACGCCGATCAGCGTCTCACACCGGTGGGCCGCCAGGTGGGGCTTATCTCCGACGCCCGTTGGCAGAGGTTCCAAGAGAAGCAGGCCCGCAGGGAGCAGGAGCTGAAACGCATCCGAAGCACCGTCATTCCTCCCACCAAAAAGGTCAATGATTTGCTTGTTTCACATGAAACATCCCCGCTTGTGACAGGCGTACATTTGGACGATCTTTTGAAACGTCCCCAGCTCAACTATGAGGTTCTGAAACCGGTGGATACCACCCGTCCCGACGATCTTCCCTTAGACGTGCAGGAATTGTGCCAGGTGGAGGTCAAGTATGAGGGGTACATCCGTCGTCAGCAGAGCCAGATCGACGAGATGCGGCGTCTGGAATGCAAGCTTTTCCCCGAGGATATGGACTACACCGCCATTGCAGGGTTGCGTCTGGAGGCCCAGGAAAAGCTGGGGAAGATCCGTCCCCGATCGGTGGGACAAGCGTCCCGCATCTCAGGGGTATCCCCGGCCGATATCTCGGTGCTGCTTATTTGGCTGGAACAGCACAGCCGTGCATGA
- a CDS encoding GNAT family N-acetyltransferase, which produces MALTKVRLKEIYPFLRRDFPTVERPPRHIFYSRVKKGLWECTALKAEDGTIQAYAVTVAGDVAVVLYLAVNPAIRSQGIGGKMIGLLKERYGDGLLVEVEKVEETDNAFQQCQRQRRIDFYKRHGFEILPVEYWLFGIGMHLMFCGENPPASGEIEGIMCRAYGVRPGSKGARCCRCIAK; this is translated from the coding sequence ATGGCTTTGACTAAAGTAAGACTCAAGGAAATTTATCCTTTTTTGCGTAGAGATTTTCCAACTGTAGAACGTCCGCCCCGGCATATCTTTTACAGTCGAGTTAAAAAAGGGCTCTGGGAATGCACTGCCCTCAAGGCAGAGGACGGCACCATCCAGGCCTATGCCGTCACAGTGGCGGGGGATGTAGCGGTGGTGTTATATTTGGCGGTCAATCCCGCTATCCGGAGCCAAGGCATTGGAGGCAAGATGATCGGCCTTCTGAAGGAACGATATGGCGATGGCCTCCTGGTAGAAGTGGAAAAGGTGGAGGAGACGGACAACGCCTTCCAGCAGTGTCAGCGTCAGCGTCGAATCGATTTTTACAAACGGCACGGATTTGAGATTTTACCGGTGGAGTATTGGTTGTTTGGCATCGGGATGCATCTGATGTTCTGCGGGGAGAATCCCCCTGCATCGGGCGAGATCGAAGGCATCATGTGCCGTGCTTACGGGGTGCGTCCTGGATCCAAGGGAGCGAGATGCTGTAGATGCATTGCAAAATAA
- the mnmE gene encoding tRNA uridine-5-carboxymethylaminomethyl(34) synthesis GTPase MnmE encodes MSTTIAAIATPQGAGGIGIVRISGPKSQEVADRIFRSPGNRRIRDTAGYQALYGHIYEGDTLVDEAIALVFRAPRSYTGEDVVELSCHGGMYVLGRVLSAALSAGAVAAAPGEFTKRAFLNGKLSLTQAESVMDIIGAQGRQAATAALAAREGVLGRRIQDVTDSLVELAAHLSAYIDYPEDDIPELQEVQLVGSLSDAHRRLDDLLATYDAGKILREGVDTVIVGRPNVGKSTLMNVLSGVERSIVTHIPGTTRDVVEETVRLGDVVLRLADTAGLHETDDPVEAIGVEKARGRLETAGLVLAVFDASQNLEEEDRCLLKKLDGRPAVAVINKTDLTPCIDEAFVRRHVPYVVTISAKQEMGMEQLREAVCDVLGAGSWDPSAGMLANERQRDCVRRAGEAVQEALDTTQMGMTYDAVSVSVEGAIDALLELTGERATEAVVDQVFARFCVGK; translated from the coding sequence ATGTCAACCACCATCGCTGCCATCGCTACCCCTCAGGGAGCAGGGGGGATCGGCATTGTCCGGATCTCCGGCCCAAAGTCACAGGAAGTGGCCGACCGGATCTTCCGATCCCCGGGAAATAGGAGGATCCGAGACACTGCCGGATACCAGGCGCTTTACGGTCACATTTATGAGGGGGATACCCTGGTAGATGAGGCCATTGCATTGGTATTCCGGGCCCCGCGCAGCTATACGGGGGAAGATGTGGTGGAACTTTCCTGTCACGGCGGTATGTACGTTTTAGGACGGGTGCTGTCGGCAGCATTGTCGGCCGGAGCGGTAGCCGCTGCCCCAGGGGAGTTTACAAAACGGGCGTTTCTCAATGGGAAACTGTCCCTGACGCAGGCGGAATCGGTGATGGACATCATCGGGGCCCAGGGACGTCAGGCAGCAACGGCGGCCTTGGCGGCCAGAGAAGGCGTATTGGGACGGCGCATCCAGGATGTGACCGACAGTCTGGTGGAACTGGCCGCCCATTTATCGGCTTATATCGATTATCCAGAGGACGATATCCCGGAACTCCAGGAGGTACAATTAGTAGGATCCTTATCGGATGCACACAGACGGTTGGACGATCTGCTTGCCACCTATGATGCCGGCAAGATCCTGCGGGAAGGTGTGGATACTGTGATTGTCGGACGTCCCAATGTGGGGAAGTCCACACTGATGAATGTGCTGTCCGGGGTGGAACGGTCCATTGTGACCCACATTCCCGGCACCACCCGGGATGTGGTGGAAGAAACCGTACGGCTGGGAGATGTGGTGCTTCGACTGGCCGATACCGCCGGACTGCATGAGACCGATGATCCTGTGGAAGCCATTGGAGTGGAAAAAGCCCGCGGCCGTCTGGAGACGGCGGGATTGGTGCTGGCGGTATTTGATGCCTCCCAAAATCTGGAAGAAGAAGATAGGTGTCTTCTGAAAAAATTGGATGGACGTCCAGCCGTGGCGGTCATCAATAAAACCGATCTAACCCCTTGCATCGACGAGGCCTTTGTTCGTCGTCATGTACCCTACGTGGTGACCATCTCCGCTAAGCAGGAAATGGGAATGGAACAATTAAGAGAAGCGGTGTGCGATGTCCTGGGCGCCGGGTCGTGGGATCCGTCGGCCGGTATGCTGGCCAATGAGCGCCAGCGGGACTGTGTGCGTCGGGCCGGAGAAGCGGTGCAGGAGGCTCTGGATACCACCCAGATGGGCATGACCTACGACGCGGTATCGGTATCGGTAGAGGGGGCCATCGATGCGCTTCTGGAGCTCACGGGAGAACGGGCCACTGAAGCGGTGGTGGATCAAGTATTTGCCCGGTTTTGTGTGGGAAAATAA
- the jag gene encoding RNA-binding cell elongation regulator Jag/EloR codes for MKEAIGTGATVDAALDAACQAIGLGRDQVEFEILEMPVKKTFGLFGGAPAKVRVFVEDSPSQKALAYLQGLFGAIGIQQPEATVEEGEGCATITLDGEDVGFLIGRRGETLDALQYLAGLVANRGTEQYYRITLNSGNYREKREKTLSSLARRMAISAVRTGRKTSLEPMNPYERRIIHTAVQAVRGATSWSEGEEPNRHVVIGPDKTVKPQANGGRPPRRGGGQRRGGRPSGDRRPAAPAPSPSKEPQKVKPEVPLYGKIDPKNYSGSDDQ; via the coding sequence GTGAAAGAAGCCATCGGGACAGGCGCAACCGTCGATGCGGCGCTGGATGCGGCTTGTCAGGCAATTGGGCTTGGCCGGGACCAAGTGGAATTTGAGATCCTGGAGATGCCTGTAAAAAAGACATTTGGTCTGTTCGGCGGCGCGCCGGCGAAGGTGCGCGTGTTTGTGGAGGATTCCCCGTCGCAAAAAGCGCTTGCTTATTTACAAGGATTGTTTGGTGCCATCGGCATCCAGCAGCCGGAAGCCACTGTTGAGGAGGGCGAAGGCTGCGCTACCATCACATTGGACGGCGAGGATGTAGGATTCCTCATCGGCCGGCGAGGGGAGACATTGGATGCCCTCCAGTATCTGGCCGGACTGGTGGCCAACCGGGGGACGGAACAATATTACCGCATCACCCTCAATTCTGGAAACTATCGGGAAAAGCGGGAAAAGACGCTGTCCTCGTTGGCTCGGAGGATGGCTATTTCCGCCGTCCGTACCGGCCGTAAGACGTCTTTAGAACCTATGAACCCCTACGAACGCCGTATTATTCATACGGCTGTGCAGGCTGTGAGAGGGGCTACTTCCTGGAGCGAAGGGGAAGAACCCAACCGTCATGTGGTCATCGGCCCGGATAAAACGGTAAAACCCCAGGCAAATGGAGGCCGTCCGCCCAGACGAGGCGGAGGTCAGCGCCGCGGAGGCCGTCCTTCGGGAGACCGTCGTCCAGCAGCTCCAGCACCGTCGCCCAGCAAGGAGCCTCAAAAGGTCAAACCGGAAGTGCCGCTTTACGGTAAAATTGATCCCAAGAATTACTCGGGATCGGACGACCAATAA
- a CDS encoding YidC/Oxa1 family membrane protein insertase: MQFIESIFSTPLGFVMRWFFELVGNFPVALILFTLLSRIILLPLTIKQQRTSAKTALLQPKIKAIQEKYKNNKQKQSEEINRLYSQEKVNPMGGCLPLIIQMVIMYGLIFVIYKPLTYILRVPTDIISQAASAIQTTGMYSEIEIVHQAANAIGAVPELANYGIESLNFNLFGILDLSATPAIGEPSLLWSIPIASGVFQIMSIRVNNYFQKKNGMPVMKSALMNWVMPLMFVWIAFSVPAGVGFYWACGSLIAVFQSIFMSTVYSPARINARSEYRHAKKRLENEAKRKISRG; this comes from the coding sequence TTGCAGTTTATTGAGTCCATATTCTCCACCCCGCTGGGATTTGTCATGCGCTGGTTCTTCGAATTGGTGGGCAATTTCCCGGTTGCGCTGATTTTATTCACTCTTCTAAGCCGTATTATCCTGCTGCCCCTCACCATCAAGCAGCAGCGGACCAGCGCCAAAACAGCCTTGCTGCAGCCAAAGATCAAGGCGATTCAGGAAAAGTATAAAAACAATAAGCAGAAACAGTCGGAGGAGATTAACCGGCTGTACAGCCAGGAGAAGGTCAATCCCATGGGAGGATGCCTCCCGCTGATCATTCAGATGGTCATTATGTACGGCCTGATCTTCGTTATTTATAAACCGCTGACCTACATTTTGCGCGTGCCGACCGATATCATCAGCCAGGCGGCCAGCGCGATCCAGACCACCGGCATGTACTCGGAGATCGAGATTGTGCACCAGGCGGCCAACGCCATTGGGGCGGTGCCGGAGCTCGCAAATTACGGCATTGAGAGCCTCAACTTTAACTTATTTGGGATCCTTGACCTTTCAGCTACCCCAGCCATTGGAGAACCCAGCCTGTTGTGGAGTATCCCGATTGCATCGGGCGTATTCCAAATTATGAGTATCCGCGTCAACAACTACTTCCAGAAGAAGAACGGCATGCCGGTGATGAAGAGTGCGCTGATGAACTGGGTAATGCCGCTGATGTTTGTATGGATCGCCTTCTCGGTGCCGGCAGGCGTCGGATTCTACTGGGCCTGCGGCTCGCTGATCGCGGTATTCCAATCCATCTTTATGTCTACAGTGTACAGCCCTGCCCGTATCAATGCACGGTCGGAGTATCGGCACGCCAAGAAGCGGCTTGAGAATGAAGCAAAAAGAAAAATTTCGCGCGGATAA
- the yidD gene encoding membrane protein insertion efficiency factor YidD — protein sequence MLPIRFYRRFISPNLPPACRFTPTCSQYALEAIERFGALKGGFLAIRRILKCHPFHPGGYDPVPPRSTKVH from the coding sequence ATGCTGCCCATCCGGTTTTACCGGCGGTTTATCTCACCGAATCTGCCGCCGGCCTGCCGGTTCACTCCCACATGCTCCCAGTATGCCCTGGAGGCGATTGAACGGTTTGGAGCGCTCAAGGGCGGCTTTTTGGCCATCCGCCGTATTTTAAAGTGTCATCCATTTCACCCGGGTGGGTATGACCCTGTGCCGCCCCGGTCTACTAAAGTCCATTGA